A genome region from Macrobrachium rosenbergii isolate ZJJX-2024 chromosome 42, ASM4041242v1, whole genome shotgun sequence includes the following:
- the LOC136828228 gene encoding uncharacterized protein produces the protein MKLKEIDPDANVNVVKKKINNLRSNVRKEKKKIDSSMKSGASTDNVYKPSLWYFNLFDFINDQDNARSTVSNFSPEDDNDEVNFDASCPEENYLTPNVSEEEEREQNQRTPFDSNFTTWAQ, from the exons atgaaattaaaggaaatagaTCCTGATGCTAATGTTAatgttgttaaaaagaaaattaacaatttgAGGTCCAATgttagaaaggagaagaagaaaattgacTCCTCAATGAAATCTGGCGCCTCAACAGATAATGTGTACAAACCTTCCCTTTGGTACTTCAATCTTTTTGATTTCATAAACGACCAAGATAATGCTAGATCAACGGTCTCAAATTTCTCTCCGGAAGATGACAATGATGAG gtCAACTTTGATGCCTCATGTCCTGAGGAAAACTATTTGACACcaaatgtctcagaagaagaggagCGGGAACAGAATCAACGTACACCGTTTGACTCAAATTTCACGACCTGGGCCcagtaa
- the LOC136828230 gene encoding uncharacterized protein isoform X1, which produces MRPSCQVQREVLLLPWRVLRGFLGFAEPAGLSSGASSSLSMFTFRKPILKAVRMDERIKNKRACKECSICNEPFDTKRHCPRLLPCSHCLCSFCISEVMWTSKACPFCRADFQDKTPNDFPKNRNLMEILQYVSMLETMVTLPNRGGKNAMSFTRWREDFRRDVKRESLPKSENAKAKIEENMRFNSRLMEGMRTQNDKIANEAMPKLRAIQEKNTTRVEYLALENIKLKGQLDVILQKEKDMKDADDGLEAAKNFTEAAPFLDLFEDTDKELQDLEEDVNDFLSRDKGVSHSISEVFHKTEGKINAFLVVIGFLEREPDIDLSPGKVFVTMQHGPQYLTVDDLRTMERPVRRRVLQGRIFTVDKSMQRRALVSLTDDDRFCLQYVTEGSLPPNSFVVSHEDIMEAVDTSEPSSFLEIGAEGKPLGRLFIRFSPSNKAASTFPLFCTGDKECSFLDASVTEVLNKGDSDEERVLFKVTTWKDWPGLNALQSEGQEVPELPSGAGLVEAVESEGDGLHFIIRTGETSSACSSGKYIGKIEEGLSVLLMAISKHEDVTKVSITGCGSILPIQVDKCPPDAAEVTCD; this is translated from the exons ATGCGCCCCTCGTGTCAAGTTCAGAgagaggttcttcttcttccgtggAGAGTTTTGCGAGGATTTTTAGGCTTCGCGGAGCCGGCTGGGCTCTCCTCTGGAGCCTCCTCCTCCCTCAGTATGTTCACCTTCAGGAAGCCCATCCTGAAGGCTGTCAGGATGGACGAAAGGATAAAG AACAAGAGAGCCTGCAAGGAATGTTCCATCTGCAACGAACCCTTCGACACCAAACGCCACTGTCCCAGGCTGCTCCCTTGCTCGCACTGCCTGTGCTCCTTCTGTATATCCGAGGTCATGTGGACGAGCAAAGCCTGCCCATTCTGCCGCGCAGATTTCCAGGACAAGACTCCCAACGACTTCCCCAAGAACAGGAACCTCATGGAAATCCTGCAGTACGTGTCCATGCTGGAAACCATGGTCACACTGCCGAACCGCGGCGGGAAAAACGCGATGTCCTTCACAAGGTGGAGAGAAGACTTCAGGAGGGACGTGAAGAGGGAGAGCCTTCCCAAGAGCGAAAATGCCAAGGCCAAGATAGAAGAAAACATGAGGTTTAATTCCCGCTTGATGGAAGGCATGAGGACTCAGAACGACAAGATCGCCAACGAGGCCATGCCTAAGCTCAGGGCCATACAGGAGAAGAATACCACCAGGGTGGAGTACCTGGCTCTGGAGAACATCAAGCTGAAAGGGCAGCTGGACGTCATCCTGCAGAAGGAAAAGGACATGAAGGATGCTGACGATGGCCTTGAAGCAGCGAAGAACTTCACGGAAGCCGCGCCGTTCCTCGACTTGTTCGAGGACACTGACAAGGAGCTGCAAGATCTTGAGGAGGACGTGAATGACTTTCTGTCGAGGGATAAGGGAGTGAGTCACAGCATTAGCGAG GTCTTTCATAAGACAGAGGGTAAGATTAATGCCTTCCTGGTAGTCATAGGATTCCTCGAGAGGGAGCCTGACATCGACTTGTCCCCTGGAAAGGTGTTCGTGACAATGCAACATGGTCCACAGTACCTCACA gttGACGACCTTAGAACCATGGAACGACCGGTAAGACGCAGGGTGCTCCAAGGAAGGATATTCACCGTAGACAAAAGCATGCAGCGACGCGCATTGGTTTCTCTGACCGACGATGACAGGTTCTGTTTACAATACGTGACAGAAGGATCTTTGCCGCCAAACTCTTTTGTTGTCAGT CATGAAGACATTATGGAAGCCGTGGACACCTCGGAGCCGTCGTCATTCCTCGAGATTGGAGCCGAGGGAAAACCACTAGGCCGACTTTTCATTCGTTTCTCTCCGAGCAACAAAGCAGCGAGTACCTTTCCCCTGTTTTGCACCGGTGACAAGGAGTGTTCGTTTCTTGATGCAAGCGTCACAGAAGTACTGAACAAGGGTGACTCGGATGAAGAACGGGTACTTTTTAAGGTCACCACCTGGAAGGACTGGCCAGGTTTGAATGCCTTGCAATCCGAAGGGCAAGAAGTCCCTGAGTTACCATCTGGTGCAGGTTTGGTAGAAGCCGTTGAGTCAGAGGGAGATGGTCTCCATTTCATCATTAGAACAGGAGAAACTTCGAGCGCCTGCTCCAGTGGTAAGTATATTGGGAAAATTGAAGAGGGTCTTAGTGTGTTGTTAATGGCCATATCCAAACATGAAGATGTGACTAAAGTTTCTATCACGGGGTGTGGCAGTATCCTGCCTATACAGGTCGACAAATGCCCTCCAGACGCAGCAGAAGTGACCTGTGATTGA
- the LOC136828230 gene encoding uncharacterized protein isoform X2, whose protein sequence is MRPSCQVQREVLLLPWRVLRGFLGFAEPAGLSSGASSSLSMFTFRKPILKAVRMDERIKNKRACKECSICNEPFDTKRHCPRLLPCSHCLCSFCISEVMWTSKACPFCRADFQDKTPNDFPKNRNLMEILQYVSMLETMVTLPNRGGKNAMSFTRWREDFRRDVKRESLPKSENAKAKIEENMRFNSRLMEGMRTQNDKIANEAMPKLRAIQEKNTTRVEYLALENIKLKGQLDVILQKEKDMKDADDGLEAAKNFTEAAPFLDLFEDTDKELQDLEEDVNDFLSRDKGVSHSISEVFHKTEGKINAFLVVIGFLEREPDIDLSPGKVFVTMQHGPQYLTVDDLRTMERPVRRRVLQGRIFTVDKSMQRRALVSLTDDDRFCLQYVTEGSLPPNSFVVSHEDIMEAVDTSEPSSFLEIGAEGKPLGRLFIRFSPSNKAASTFPLFCTGDKECSFLDASVTEVLNKGDSDEERVLFKVTTWKDWPGLNALQSEGQEVPELPSGAGLVEAVESEGDGLHFIIRTGETSSACSSVSITGCGSILPIQVDKCPPDAAEVTCD, encoded by the exons ATGCGCCCCTCGTGTCAAGTTCAGAgagaggttcttcttcttccgtggAGAGTTTTGCGAGGATTTTTAGGCTTCGCGGAGCCGGCTGGGCTCTCCTCTGGAGCCTCCTCCTCCCTCAGTATGTTCACCTTCAGGAAGCCCATCCTGAAGGCTGTCAGGATGGACGAAAGGATAAAG AACAAGAGAGCCTGCAAGGAATGTTCCATCTGCAACGAACCCTTCGACACCAAACGCCACTGTCCCAGGCTGCTCCCTTGCTCGCACTGCCTGTGCTCCTTCTGTATATCCGAGGTCATGTGGACGAGCAAAGCCTGCCCATTCTGCCGCGCAGATTTCCAGGACAAGACTCCCAACGACTTCCCCAAGAACAGGAACCTCATGGAAATCCTGCAGTACGTGTCCATGCTGGAAACCATGGTCACACTGCCGAACCGCGGCGGGAAAAACGCGATGTCCTTCACAAGGTGGAGAGAAGACTTCAGGAGGGACGTGAAGAGGGAGAGCCTTCCCAAGAGCGAAAATGCCAAGGCCAAGATAGAAGAAAACATGAGGTTTAATTCCCGCTTGATGGAAGGCATGAGGACTCAGAACGACAAGATCGCCAACGAGGCCATGCCTAAGCTCAGGGCCATACAGGAGAAGAATACCACCAGGGTGGAGTACCTGGCTCTGGAGAACATCAAGCTGAAAGGGCAGCTGGACGTCATCCTGCAGAAGGAAAAGGACATGAAGGATGCTGACGATGGCCTTGAAGCAGCGAAGAACTTCACGGAAGCCGCGCCGTTCCTCGACTTGTTCGAGGACACTGACAAGGAGCTGCAAGATCTTGAGGAGGACGTGAATGACTTTCTGTCGAGGGATAAGGGAGTGAGTCACAGCATTAGCGAG GTCTTTCATAAGACAGAGGGTAAGATTAATGCCTTCCTGGTAGTCATAGGATTCCTCGAGAGGGAGCCTGACATCGACTTGTCCCCTGGAAAGGTGTTCGTGACAATGCAACATGGTCCACAGTACCTCACA gttGACGACCTTAGAACCATGGAACGACCGGTAAGACGCAGGGTGCTCCAAGGAAGGATATTCACCGTAGACAAAAGCATGCAGCGACGCGCATTGGTTTCTCTGACCGACGATGACAGGTTCTGTTTACAATACGTGACAGAAGGATCTTTGCCGCCAAACTCTTTTGTTGTCAGT CATGAAGACATTATGGAAGCCGTGGACACCTCGGAGCCGTCGTCATTCCTCGAGATTGGAGCCGAGGGAAAACCACTAGGCCGACTTTTCATTCGTTTCTCTCCGAGCAACAAAGCAGCGAGTACCTTTCCCCTGTTTTGCACCGGTGACAAGGAGTGTTCGTTTCTTGATGCAAGCGTCACAGAAGTACTGAACAAGGGTGACTCGGATGAAGAACGGGTACTTTTTAAGGTCACCACCTGGAAGGACTGGCCAGGTTTGAATGCCTTGCAATCCGAAGGGCAAGAAGTCCCTGAGTTACCATCTGGTGCAGGTTTGGTAGAAGCCGTTGAGTCAGAGGGAGATGGTCTCCATTTCATCATTAGAACAGGAGAAACTTCGAGCGCCTGCTCCAGTG TTTCTATCACGGGGTGTGGCAGTATCCTGCCTATACAGGTCGACAAATGCCCTCCAGACGCAGCAGAAGTGACCTGTGATTGA